The Geobacillus stearothermophilus ATCC 12980 genome contains a region encoding:
- a CDS encoding DUF2584 domain-containing protein, translating into MGMPMEVQTVIVTKGKEQRVQGNVFVLEKDGYRLYPLDVPLEVRRTVQSEASGIAVVKKLEWEDNRTTVTYELVSLYSTN; encoded by the coding sequence ATGGGCATGCCGATGGAAGTGCAGACGGTCATTGTGACCAAAGGGAAGGAACAGCGCGTCCAAGGAAATGTGTTTGTGCTGGAAAAAGACGGATACCGTTTGTATCCGCTCGACGTGCCGCTTGAAGTGCGCCGGACCGTACAAAGCGAAGCGAGCGGCATCGCGGTCGTGAAAAAGCTCGAGTGGGAAGACAACCGGACGACGGTGACGTACGAGCTCGTCAGCCTGTATTCGACGAATTGA
- a CDS encoding alpha/beta hydrolase family protein, translating to MDGDIIDQYMFPSPHPGIEVFVVTYMSQGLKVKGFFAAPKGNGVYDGFLYLRGGIKNVGQVRVPRLIEFASRGFAVFAPLYRGNGGGEGNEDFAGDDRYDAFAGFELLRRHPLVHPGRVHLFGFSRGGAMALHAALMAENVCSVAVWGGVTDMALTYQERPDLRRMMKRVIGGTPNKCPERYRHRTPLYHLERLKAPVLIIHGGRDENVSIEHAWRLERRLKQLGKPVTAWYFPTFTHYFPPPANRKTVQRLTQWMKQQPTV from the coding sequence ATGGACGGGGACATCATCGACCAATACATGTTTCCGTCGCCGCACCCGGGCATCGAGGTGTTCGTTGTCACCTATATGTCCCAAGGGCTGAAGGTGAAAGGGTTTTTCGCGGCGCCGAAAGGAAACGGCGTGTACGACGGGTTTTTATATTTGCGTGGCGGGATCAAAAACGTCGGGCAGGTGCGAGTGCCGCGCCTCATCGAGTTCGCGTCGCGCGGATTTGCCGTCTTCGCCCCGCTTTACCGCGGCAACGGAGGCGGGGAAGGGAACGAAGATTTCGCCGGCGACGATCGCTATGACGCATTTGCCGGGTTTGAGCTTCTTCGCCGCCACCCGCTCGTCCACCCGGGGCGCGTCCATCTGTTCGGCTTCTCGCGCGGCGGGGCGATGGCGCTTCATGCCGCCCTTATGGCGGAAAACGTCTGTTCAGTCGCAGTTTGGGGAGGGGTGACCGATATGGCGCTTACGTATCAAGAGAGGCCAGACTTGCGGCGGATGATGAAGCGCGTCATCGGCGGGACGCCGAACAAATGCCCAGAGCGCTATCGGCACCGCACGCCGCTCTACCATTTGGAGCGGCTCAAGGCCCCGGTGCTCATCATCCACGGCGGACGTGATGAGAACGTATCGATTGAGCACGCTTGGCGGCTGGAACGGCGGTTGAAGCAGCTCGGAAAACCGGTGACCGCATGGTACTTCCCCACGTTCACCCACTATTTTCCGCCGCCAGCCAACCGCAAGACGGTGCAAAGGCTTACACAATGGATGAAACAACAGCCGACGGTGTGA
- a CDS encoding ABC transporter substrate-binding protein, which produces MKKWIAWLCSLLLLLPLAACNNGADEGKKPLKTVRLAEVTRSIFYAPQYVALAKGFFKEEGLDVELTTTWGGDKTMTTLLSGGADIALVGSETSIYVYAQGTDDPVINFAQLTQTDGTFLVSREKIDHFTWEMLKGSTFLGQRKGGMPQMVGEFVLKKHGIDPHQDLKLIQNVDFANIANAFASGTGDFVQLFEPTASLFEQEGKGYIVASFGMESGRVPYTSYMAKRSYMNENKDVIEKFTRAIYKAQQWVESHSAAEIAKAIQPYFKDTDSAIIEKVVERYKSQGTYATDPILDEEEWNNLQTIMAEAGELPKRIDLNTLVDSSFAKNAMNK; this is translated from the coding sequence ATGAAAAAATGGATCGCATGGTTGTGTTCGCTTCTTCTCCTTTTGCCGCTCGCTGCCTGCAACAACGGCGCCGACGAAGGAAAAAAACCACTTAAAACCGTGCGCCTCGCCGAAGTGACGCGTTCGATTTTTTACGCGCCGCAGTACGTCGCCTTGGCGAAAGGGTTCTTCAAGGAAGAGGGGCTCGATGTCGAGCTGACAACGACATGGGGCGGCGACAAAACGATGACGACGCTTCTTTCCGGGGGCGCGGACATCGCGTTGGTCGGTTCGGAAACATCCATTTATGTGTATGCACAAGGGACGGACGATCCGGTCATCAATTTCGCGCAGCTCACGCAAACCGACGGGACGTTTCTTGTTTCCCGCGAGAAAATCGACCACTTTACATGGGAGATGCTGAAAGGAAGCACGTTCCTCGGCCAACGGAAAGGCGGCATGCCGCAGATGGTCGGCGAGTTTGTGCTGAAAAAACACGGCATTGACCCGCATCAAGATTTGAAGCTGATCCAAAACGTCGATTTCGCCAACATCGCCAACGCCTTTGCGAGCGGGACGGGCGATTTCGTCCAGCTGTTTGAGCCGACGGCGAGCCTTTTCGAACAAGAAGGAAAAGGCTATATCGTCGCTTCGTTCGGCATGGAGTCCGGACGCGTCCCGTACACGTCGTATATGGCAAAACGAAGCTACATGAACGAAAACAAAGACGTGATTGAAAAATTTACGCGCGCGATCTACAAAGCGCAGCAATGGGTCGAATCACACAGCGCAGCTGAAATTGCCAAAGCCATTCAACCGTACTTTAAGGACACGGACTCGGCCATCATCGAAAAAGTGGTTGAGCGCTACAAAAGCCAAGGGACCTACGCGACCGATCCGATTTTGGATGAAGAAGAATGGAACAACTTGCAAACCATTATGGCCGAAGCCGGCGAGCTGCCGAAGCGCATCGACCTGAACACGCTTGTTGATTCGTCGTTTGCCAAAAACGCGATGAACAAGTGA
- a CDS encoding ABC transporter ATP-binding protein, which yields MFLAIDRLSHTYLTKTNAVTALDDVSLSVEKGEFVSFLGPSGCGKTTLLSIIAGLIEPTEGAVHIEGQPIWPSGMAAPTARRAVGYMLQQDYLFPWKTIEENILLGLKMTRTLTAQTKERALALLAEIGLGGVESYYPSQLSGGMRQRAALVRTLATDPKLLLLDEPFSALDQQTKLKLEELVWKTLKQYEKTAVLVTHDIEEAIAMSDRIFLFSPRPGRLVRTFVIPDELRGRPPLAARQHPAFSPLFQSIWKEMEALESSS from the coding sequence ATGTTTCTTGCCATCGACCGCCTTTCGCACACGTATTTGACGAAAACGAACGCCGTCACTGCACTCGATGATGTGTCGCTGTCCGTCGAGAAAGGAGAATTTGTCTCCTTTCTCGGCCCAAGTGGCTGCGGCAAAACGACGCTTTTGTCCATCATCGCTGGGCTGATTGAACCGACGGAAGGGGCGGTCCACATCGAAGGCCAACCGATTTGGCCGAGCGGAATGGCCGCGCCGACGGCGCGGCGCGCGGTCGGCTACATGCTTCAGCAAGACTACCTATTCCCATGGAAAACAATCGAAGAAAACATCCTTCTCGGCTTAAAAATGACTAGAACGCTAACTGCTCAAACCAAAGAACGGGCGCTCGCTCTGCTGGCGGAGATCGGCCTTGGCGGCGTCGAGTCGTATTACCCGAGCCAGCTGTCCGGCGGCATGCGCCAGCGTGCGGCGCTCGTGCGCACGTTGGCGACCGACCCGAAGCTGCTTTTGCTTGATGAACCGTTTTCCGCCCTCGATCAACAAACAAAGCTGAAACTGGAAGAACTCGTTTGGAAGACGTTAAAACAATACGAAAAAACAGCGGTGCTCGTCACCCATGACATCGAAGAAGCCATCGCCATGAGCGATCGCATTTTCTTGTTTTCGCCGCGCCCTGGGCGCCTTGTGCGGACGTTTGTCATCCCGGATGAACTGCGCGGCCGCCCGCCGCTTGCCGCCCGCCAGCATCCGGCGTTTTCGCCATTGTTCCAATCCATTTGGAAGGAGATGGAGGCTCTTGAATCAAGCTCCTGA
- a CDS encoding ABC transporter permease, which yields MNQAPDRIQSLHREYLAALRKERRVIRLWQTALLVAFFAVWEAASRFHWVDPLLFSSPSAIAKLFGEKLGDHSLFVHTWATLFETLLGFLIGTAGGALIGAVLWWFPRLAKTLDPYLVVFNAMPKVALGPILIVALGPGFTSIIAMGVVISVIITTIVVYSAFQEVDPNYLKVLRTFGATRYQCFKEAVLPASFPAIISTLKVNVGLAWVGVITGEFLISKQGLGYLIIYGFQVFNFTLVLMSLLIVALLSTVMYQLVALIEKKWGNRR from the coding sequence TTGAATCAAGCTCCTGACCGCATCCAGTCGCTGCACCGTGAATACCTCGCCGCATTGCGCAAAGAGCGGCGAGTGATCCGCCTTTGGCAGACGGCGCTACTTGTCGCCTTTTTCGCCGTCTGGGAAGCGGCGAGCCGCTTTCATTGGGTCGATCCGCTCCTATTCAGTTCGCCCTCCGCCATCGCCAAGCTGTTTGGCGAAAAACTCGGCGATCATTCGCTGTTTGTCCACACGTGGGCGACATTGTTTGAAACGTTGCTCGGCTTTCTGATCGGCACCGCCGGCGGGGCGCTCATCGGCGCGGTCCTCTGGTGGTTTCCGCGCCTGGCGAAAACGCTCGATCCATATTTGGTCGTCTTCAACGCCATGCCGAAAGTCGCCCTCGGGCCGATTTTGATCGTCGCACTTGGGCCGGGATTTACGTCGATTATCGCCATGGGCGTCGTCATTTCGGTCATCATCACAACGATTGTCGTCTATTCGGCGTTCCAAGAAGTTGATCCGAACTATTTGAAAGTGCTGCGGACGTTCGGCGCCACCCGCTACCAATGCTTTAAAGAGGCGGTGCTTCCGGCGTCGTTCCCGGCGATCATTTCGACGTTGAAAGTGAACGTCGGCCTCGCTTGGGTCGGCGTCATCACCGGCGAGTTTCTCATCTCCAAGCAAGGGCTTGGGTATTTAATCATTTACGGCTTCCAAGTGTTCAACTTCACCCTTGTGTTGATGAGCCTGCTCATTGTCGCCTTGCTGTCGACCGTTATGTATCAGCTTGTCGCCTTGATCGAAAAAAAATGGGGAAACCGCCGCTAG
- the ytkD gene encoding RNA deprotection pyrophosphohydrolase — translation MHEFRDYYGHRVRLAFADHPFSPSPGHVWVMCRYGGRWLLTDHPRRGLEFPGGKVEEGETAAEAAAREVMEETGGIVGRLEYIGQYKVEPDIVKNIYFADIAALVERGSYLETNGPVLLEALPDDIRADQRFSYFMKDDVLSLALAKLKQRGLID, via the coding sequence ATGCATGAATTTCGCGATTATTACGGACATCGCGTTCGGCTGGCCTTTGCGGATCATCCGTTTTCCCCCTCCCCCGGGCATGTATGGGTCATGTGCCGCTATGGCGGGCGATGGCTGTTGACGGATCATCCGCGCCGCGGCCTTGAGTTTCCCGGCGGCAAGGTGGAAGAAGGGGAAACAGCGGCGGAAGCCGCGGCCCGCGAAGTGATGGAAGAAACGGGGGGAATTGTCGGCCGGCTCGAATACATCGGCCAATATAAAGTGGAGCCGGATATCGTGAAAAACATTTATTTTGCCGACATCGCTGCGCTCGTCGAGCGGGGGTCGTATTTGGAAACGAACGGTCCGGTGCTGCTTGAGGCGCTGCCGGATGACATCCGCGCCGATCAGCGTTTCAGCTATTTCATGAAAGATGACGTGCTTTCACTGGCGCTTGCCAAGTTGAAACAGCGCGGGCTGATCGATTGA
- a CDS encoding Dps family protein — translation MTTRLIDLVNKQIANWTVLYVKLHNYHWYVTGPQFFTLHEKFEELYNEAAIHIDALAERLLALGGKPVATMKDCLKQASVKEAAGTETAEQMVASIVGDFETMIGELKEGMQLADEVNDETTGDMLLGIHRSLEKHVWMLKSFLGR, via the coding sequence ATGACAACTCGACTGATCGATCTTGTCAACAAGCAAATCGCCAACTGGACTGTGTTGTACGTGAAATTGCACAACTATCATTGGTATGTCACCGGGCCGCAGTTTTTCACGCTGCATGAAAAATTCGAAGAGCTGTACAACGAAGCCGCGATCCACATTGACGCACTGGCCGAGCGGCTGTTGGCCTTGGGTGGCAAGCCTGTGGCGACGATGAAAGACTGCCTCAAGCAGGCGTCCGTCAAAGAAGCAGCCGGGACGGAAACGGCGGAGCAAATGGTCGCTTCGATTGTCGGCGACTTTGAAACGATGATCGGCGAATTGAAAGAAGGCATGCAGCTGGCGGATGAAGTGAACGATGAAACGACGGGGGATATGCTGCTTGGCATTCATCGCAGCTTGGAAAAACACGTCTGGATGTTGAAATCGTTCTTAGGACGATAA